The sequence below is a genomic window from Macadamia integrifolia cultivar HAES 741 chromosome 1, SCU_Mint_v3, whole genome shotgun sequence.
taataataataataataataataataataataataataataataataataataggacaTTCAAAGTACTTTGTAAGGCCCAATTAAAGCCCATTTACAATTAAACATGCTTATAGCCCGTCTAAGACTATAGCCTGTCTAAGACATATTTAAATATTGTTTAGCCTGATTATAGGAAGCCTAATTAAAGCCCAAGCTCAATTGACCAATTATAAATAGTATCATGTTTGCCTAATGTAAACCTAAGTCATTAAATGGGGCGATCATGGTGTAGAGGGTCAAATCGGTTGAATCCGATTAGGTCCGATAAAGTCTgattgattgacacccctatatgtCACCATAAGACCACAAAATTTattagaaaattaatttttcatttcaataaatTGGAACATTGATGattacttaaataataataataataataataataataataataataaaagatttGAAGGCTTCATTGATCACAATCGATCCTTCACATATCTTAAGTCCCTTCTCTGATATTATTGACCCTTCTCCCATTTCGACgatggaaaagagaagaaaaaaataataagataaaagtAATAATTAATTTATCTGTTTTTCTCCCTTAGGACATAAATGATGTATTTGTTTGGCATAGAGAGGCACACAAATCGGGAATCATAAATCTCAGCCAATTGTTTGGGTAGATCAGGCAAATCTCGGGCCCATGTAAGAGGACCCCACAATCCACATGGACCAGGACAATTAAGAGGACAACCCACACCACAATTTTGACAGGTGAGTGTGAAACTGTGAGTTAGACTCGCCGGTTGAAACTGCTTTTTACTTATCTTAAGTTCTTAACCGGACGCCGAGACATAGCAAAAGGATTTATCTATATATTGATCGATGATAGAGAGTAATAGTAACACGTAACCCATAGGGCCATCACCAAAATCTCATCCGAGTCCAGCGTGGTAAGTGATAACCTTCCTCCTTCAGATTCTTCCTTTACGTCGATCTACTTACCTGGTTCCGGCCCTTACGGCGGGTCCGGGGTTTATTACCTTTCACAGAGGCGtttaaatggagagagagagagagtgagtgtaACCACCTCTGGCTTGATTTCTTCGCAGGCAATCTTATTTCTTAAACACGGTGAAACTACCGAAGCTtccctatttattattattactgaTATATTATTCTTGTTTTCATTCTCTCTGCAAGACAAGTGGGATACCGACACaccggagagagagagagagagagagagagagagagagagagagagctgaagCCACTATAACTTCGTGATCGTCCCAGTTACAGTTACATGTTTCCTTATCCCTGTTTCTAGATAATTCAGGTTTCATTTCACTGTTGATTTCTTCTCGATCTACTGATttaagtttcttcttttttacaaAATGGTTATCAGTGATCGTCTTCGCGAACAACATTCTCTGTAATTTAGTTATGATTCGTGTCTCGTTTTCTGTTCCTGCAATTCTTTGGAAGTCGCTTTCGGATCTTGCTTGACTTTTTCTTCGACATTTTGTCCAGATCTCTTCGAATTTTGTTTTTCTAGTTTGAACATCCGTTCATAtcagtgtttttttttactATGGTTATTTTTTCagaacgattttttttttttggggggtttaaTTAGACTCATATGCAGGTAAAAAAAATGCAAGCTTCAAGTTATTCTTTAAAGGGAAGTGTAGGTTCAGAGCTACAGAACCGTAGAGTCTTCTCTAGTTTCGGTGGACTTGGAAATAGAAGTTCAAGTGTGAATAATTTTTCCCTGACAGATAGAGCTTCTGGCTGTGGTTCACGCTTTGATTCATTGGTTATGGGAGCACAACTTGCTTCTGCAAGGATGAGTGTAGATACCATCTTCAGGCCATCTCTGAAAGCTAGATCAGTCAAGGCTCGAGTTTCAGGTTTGTTCACCACGCCCCATGTCAATTCCCATCTTGTCTACTTCACTTTATTTTAAACCCGTCGTGCTAATCCATTGTGAGTTTCATCTGTTAGTTCAAATTCAGTATTGGTAAATATTGCTATTTTCATTTGGTTCTTTGTCCGCTTTGCTTGTTTCTTGGCGTACTTTCTGGTTAAATTTTCATGGGCTTGCATTGCTTTCATTTATCAATGTCACAAGTATCAAGATATCATGGACTTTCAGACCTGATTGCTAGATTTCCACTTCGTTACCTTTTTTAATGTGAGCAAGTAAATGATTATGGGCTGAAGCCTGTGACCAGTTTAGTTGTTTCTACTGTCTTTCTTCTATCTGCAGTCTCCTTGTCTATGATATTCTTGAGGGTGTCTGCCATGCATTTTATTAATGGAAAAGATAGGATTAATTCAgtcatttattattataaacCATGTCTCCTGGGTACTTCAAATTTAGAGCATTATGCCTGTGTTCGATAAATTTTGTAAGCCAATAAAAAACAGATTAAAAGACAATCGTTTTTGGGGCTAATTGCAGCCTTTAAATATTATTCTTGTGCTTGGGGTAGGGTTTTCCTATCCGTTGTTAATGTGGCAACCAATATGTCGGTATTCAACCTTTGTTGTTATGTCATGTCTGATATTTCAATGAAAAGACCATCTCTTCTTTAGTCCATGCTTGTATTGCTTAGTTGACATTTCTTTTCAATCTGCTTTTCAAATGGTAAATTTATTCAAGTTTGATGATCTACGTTTCCCAAGAGGAAATGGAAAATTGATATGAATCTTGTCGAGTCGTCATGAGCGTGCATAGCTCCTCTTTATAGGAAGTGAACATACCTCTCCTTTTGTCGGCTTTGGACAGTAGACAAGAGATTTGTTAGTGTATTTCCCTCATTTTGCTTCTGGAGAATATCAACACTGAATTTGCCTTCCCATTTGGATGAAATGAAGTTTGATTGTCCCTCGGCATGCTGACTGtttctttgctttctcttttctttcgtACTCTCTCTCCTGGTGGACAgcatttcaacttttttttggtGACCATTTAAAACCTGTAGTAAGGATCTATGTAATGTCTttatggagaagtttcaacattTATTTGGGTTTCTGTGCAGTACTCTTGATATCTTGGTTTCTCCACTGAGCTTTTGCACTTTTAGCATATGACATTGTGGTTTGTGTTTTTCAGGTGAAGATCTTGAGGATATTGCCTTAACCAATCCTCAAGGGAAATCGTCCGGAACAGTTTTGCCCTATGTTGGTGTTGCTTGTCTTGGAGCTATTTTATTTGGATATCATCTAGGGTGTGTAGTAGTTTAACTACTGAAAAGAACATTCTCCTTTTATTATTGGCCCatgaaattttacttttttccacAAAAATGCAAAACATACATATTGTGCAGACAATAATTAGAGGCTTAAAACTTGTGTATTGCATTTCATTTAATATCATAATTCAGGAAGGTTGTGCTGCTACATAGCATAGGATAAAGTCAAAAACAAGAGTGCTGCTTATCATATTCTCTTGTTCATCTGCTGCAGTGTGGTGAATGGGGCTCTTGAGTACCTAGCTAAAGATCTGGGAATTGCTGAGAACAGTGTGTTAAAAGGCACGTGCTGCAATCATTGTCTTTCTATATCTAAAGGGAGGCCTGGATCATGTGCATAGCCCTTTTTGCTTCATTCTATTTGATAGCATTAAAGCATTTCCTGTGCTATGTGAAATAGATGCCCCCttgtattcttttcttttctctccaatAGCATAGCTCCACTAAAGTACTAAACTAAACTTTATCCCAATTAACTGGTGGTTTGTTGCATGAATCCTGTTCTGCCTTTTCAATCTTTTAAGACATAGCTGCTGTTAGCACACAAGCATCATGCCTTTCCTCACCTGTTTCACCCATATTGTTTTCTCTTCCTGAAATATTTCtttgtaaaaggaaaaagatatttAGTCATTTCTGTATCCTTTCTCTCAGATCTTGTTATATTACATTTGTATAATCGCTTTTGAGCTTCACTCTGTTACATTCAGGCCCTCTTCTCAGCTCTTGattatatgttactatgtttaAATGTCAGTCCTTGGCCTTTATGCTACCAAATACCATTGTGACTTGCTGGAGCctttgaagagaaagaagtGCCGGGATTTTTTAGGAGGCACCTTCTTTGGTGGATCATGTCTCTCAAAGGGTGTTTGAGCTGTTGTATCTGTGGTCTCTGTCTTGACTGAGTTTAATGGCATATCTTATGTAAAGTTGCATAGTTGATCTAATGCTGTCTTATGTgagtaaatttattttctggttGAGGAGAAATAGCGTGGGGGAGGGGTAAGTTCCTCTTTGTTCCCCCTCAGCCCAACAGACAGGTCAAAGAGAGAGTAACCTTCTGATGTTCAAAATCTCAATCTtctcattttatattttaatccATGTTGTTTCCTGCTTTACTGTTACTATCTGGATCATGTCTTTTCagattttaattatattttgcaACATTAGAATTTCAATGTTTTGCGTTCATGTACTGGGATTTAAATGCTTACACTGTTCAATGTTTTGGTTAGGATGGGTTGTCAGCACAACCCTAGCGGGTGCCACTGTTGGTTCATTCACTGGAGGATCATTGGCTGACAAGTTTGGCAGAACAAGGACTTTTCAACTTGATGCAATCCCACTTGCAGTTGGGGCATTTCTATGGTTTGTCCTTTGTCATTCATAGCAAGTTTCTGAAAGTCTATTGGTAGTATGTAGTGTGTCTGACCTTGTCTGAAATATTGTTTCAGTGCTACGGCTCAGAGTGTACAGGTAATGATAGTGGGCCGCTTACTTGCTGGACTTGGGATTGGTATCTCATCTGCTATTGTGCCACTTTACATATCTGAGGTACTAACCAGTGcactctaatatggtcattaggattgtatatttttatcttttttaataTACATAAATGAGAAACTACCGTTTCTTATGTCTAGATATCACCCACGGAAATTCGCGGTGCCCTTGGATCTGTCAATCAGCTTTTCATTTGCATTGGAATTCTGGCAGCATTGGTAGCTGGGTTACCGTTGGCAGGAGATCCTTTATGGTATTTCTATTACCATTTatagaagggagagagaaaatataatgTTTCTTGATCCAAATTGTATTTAACACACAATATAATACACATAAATTCCAGACTTAGATTCAATCATGTACTTTCTTGTGTATGTCCATACACCCTTCTCCACTTAGAATTTTTGTAAGGGTAGTCCTGAATTTTTCAtgctttattttgccacttgtcAAACTCCATTTGGGTTGGAATGAGACATGTGAGCAGGTGACCTTTGGTCTACCTATCCACAAAATTCCAGCCTTATCCAACATGCCACGTGGCTCAACTTGGGGTGTTGCTGTTGAGAAACCTTCTACACTTGCTGGGGTATAGAACCCCACCCCCATTAATTATTGGCTTTTTCACATTATCATATTTTTTGCAGATAAGGTTCTGTGAAGAACAAATactaatttttatattttgagatCTTAACGATTGTTCTATTACCATGAATATTTGATAATCTTGTCATGTCATATCTTCTGTACCTGGTGCTTTAAGTCTGAAATCCTGTATCCATTATACCAGCTTTTGTATCTCTTATCAAATTCTTCTTTAATTAGGTGGAGGACAATGTTTGGGATTGCAGTTGTCCCTTCTGTACTATTGGCATTGGGAGCTGCCTTTTCTCCCGAAAGTCCTCGATGGTTATTTCAGGTTTCCTTTACATGATCACTTAGCCATGAATTGTTAGAATTTTTAATGTTTTCATCAACACACTTGTGCTGTATGGTGATGTCATGATTTATGAGGTTATTGTTAGGAATGTGGAACTAATTCCTTATCTCTACAGCAAGGGAAGTTTTCTCAAGCAGAGACAGCCATAAAGACACTCTATGGGAGAGAAAGAGTTGTTGAAGTCATGCATGATTTAAGAGCAAGTGCTCAGGGCTCCACAGAGCAAGAAGCTGGGTGGTTTGATCTCTTCAGTAGTCGCTATTGGAAGGGTACTCTCATAATTTCAATTCACTTCCGATACTATGTCTATTATATTCTAATTCTTCAAGTGCGTGATTGACTTTTCGCTGTTGAACTAGTTTGTTGGTACTGGAAATGTGCAGATATACAtttatctctctatctctgcCCAGTATTCTATGAGTTCAGTGGTTTCTACCTTTTCCTTTCCCTACACCCTCTCTCTTGAATCTATATAGTTTAGGTTCTATCTATCCTTTCATGgtcagttctctctctctcttcagagTTGCAAAAACACGCATACCCTGCCTGAGGTCAGCTACTAGTAGGTGAATTTTCTTATCCTTCACATGCCACTGTTGTTCAGCCATGGTAATGAAATAGCGACTTATTTATCTGGCAATAATTACATGTGATTAGATCTTCATTTTTACTTGTTTTGACTTTCTTTTGGGTAccactcaactcaactcaactcagcgttatcccaactaaatgggtctgCTCCATTCAAAGCTATACTAGTTACCAGTCCTAAATTATACATGtatttcctcaccacttctcctagagtcacGTTAGATCTACCCCTgtctcttttagctccttcaatctgaatcaaaccaCCCCTTCGTACTGAACATTGAAAAGCCTCCGATGCACATGTCCAtgcacctcaaatgactttcgcAACTTATCATGTTTGCTAGAGTTAGACTAGGATTGTCTTTCCTATTCCACCTGTGGTTGTACTTAGTTTtacttattataaatatatgatgGAGGGAGACTGCCATAATATACATCGGCTGCTCCTCTCTTtgctatctctcttctcttcttctccctcaagTTGCTGGTTGCAGATCTTAAGTTTTGTATagtatcttttttctttgtttaaatCATACACATTTCTCTTAAATTTCTGGATTGATTTTTCTCTTATAGTATTTGGTGTTTTAATTCATAACTAAAAGCATCAAAGAGTGAGTTCCTAAGGATATTTTTATGATGCCTGTGCCTTGAAATTTGGCCGATAATTTTAAAGGTGTCTTCTATTCATTGAGAAGGGGGCAAAAAATTCTCCTCTATTAATTATTGCCACTAGTGTAGTcatttccccctcttcttctcatATGCATAATGCATGTCCCCTCTTTTTCTCATATGCATGTTTGTGGCAATTGCTGTTTTGTGCTGGGACATGATAAAGCATGTGAAATACCTTAATATTTTCTAACGTATGTCTTCTCTGCAGTTGTGAGTGTAGGTGTGgcacttttcttctttcaacaGTTTGCTGGAATAAATGCAGTGGTATATTATTCTACCTCTGTGTTCCGTACTGCTGGAATTACATCTGATGTTGCAGCAAGTGCTCTTGCTGGGGCAGCAAATGTCCTTGGTTAGTCATTTTGTCATGCTGAACATCCTTAAAGTCCTATGCAAAGGCTAAAAGATGTGAATTCTATTCATGCAGAAACTATCTGACTTTATGTTATTGGGGTTATATCTCTTTACAGGCACAGCTATTGCATCTTCTTTGATGGACAGGCAAGGAAGGAAAAGTCTCCTAATAACAAGCTTTTCTGGAATGGTAGAACTTCCTCCATTTGCTTTGTATTCCTTGACTTATCATATTTATTCCAACAGTTAGGTGTGTGGGCATTTGTTTTATATTGAAACTATACCCGTTAAACTTATTGTGATCCAAACCTTGAAACGTGGTCACCTTTCGTTATGAGTccattgtttcttcttcctcccttctgATTTATTAACAAGTGTTGATTCAATTACGTCGAATAATGTGAACAAGGATTTATGATAGCTCAGTCTTTGTGTGGTCTGATCTTTTGTACCTCAAGTTGATGTTATCTTATTTACCACAAAGCAAAACTGCAGTGCTGGATCTTGAAGAACTGATTATTGGAAGCCACTATTTCTCCCTGATCCACTTTTTTCAACCACCCAGTGTCCTTTGAAGGGTCAAGAACGTAGCTATTGTATGTGATAGATTGACATTGTCCCCTTGAATTCGTGACCCCTGCTTGGCCAAAAACAACATTAGCTTACCCTGTCAGCCAATCAGCTGGTCATTGCACAGGTCATAGGCTGTGGCACAAGGGCATAGACTCATTGGCTGTGGCACAAGGGAATAGACTTTCTGCCTGACTAGCCGTGTGCATTTAGCAAAGATGGGGAAGCTTGATTCAGACGTATTCATTTCTTGCCTGGGGCCTTCTTGGTCCATAATGGAAAACAGTATCCAAGCTCCGTTAATCATCGCTGCATGTATTCCTATTCAACTGTTGCATCACTTTGGTTTAGGCATATACATTTGACGTCTGGAGTAAAGAGTTTAGCATCTTTTGTGATTTAAGGAGTCCCTGCTTCATATCACATGACAAATGTATGCAGCCAATGAATGAAATATTCTATTTCTGAACTTATGTTAAAAGGTACTCAATGTAGAGATTCTATCTTTGACCACGGATCTGCAGACATATATATGTCTCCTTTTTTAACTAGAATGAAATATCTAGTGAAGTATTTATGGAGAACTATCATATTATACTTTGGTACTTAACACATGCATTCTCAAACTGATGTATCATTGAAGATTGATGCATGTTTATGCTCTAAGGATCATATTAGAGCCAagttgggagttgccccaatcaaTGACGAGCTCCGCAAAACCCATTTGAGGGTGATTTGGCCATGTTCAAAGAAGGCATGAGGACACCCCAAGTAAGAAGGAGCGATCAGATTCGGagtgaaggagctaaaagacaTAGGGcgggcctaaaatgaccataggcgaAACGGTGGGGAATGGCATGCATAGTctcggtcttgtcccaagtatgaccttcgATAGAATCTAtaggagggcaaggatccatgtagccgatcccatttagctAAGATTCTCCTGACTTATTGGGCCCTACCTCTTTCCTTTTACTCtcatctcttccttccctttttttttttgtggatccatgtagccgatcccattaagttgggttaagattgagttttttgttgttgttgtatcatTCAGTATTGCAATTTGCAATTGAAACTTGGTTGGCTTAAACTATTTGTCATGCTATCAGTTACAATTATTTTCTTTGACCTTCCATGTGGTACATATGTGTGATTCCTTGTGACAGGATTCCTTGCCCATTCTGTCAGTTACAATTGTTATTTGTGACCTTCCATGTGGTACTCATGGGTGGTTCCATGTGATAAAGAATCACACTCCCATCTGGCGGCTTAAGATTCAGCAGTACCTCAAAAATGGGTCTAAGCCGCCATCTGGTTGCAAGTATAAGGGAATGATGGGAAGTGGAATCAGTTTAAaagtgaaaatagaaactttcgTGATCATGATTTTGTAACTAACTTAAATGTTCCCAAATTTAGTAACTGAACTTTCCAAACGgaatctttattttccttcttcaaaGAAAGGAATTTAGTCGCAATGTAAATAAATAGTTTATAGGTTAGTTGCATGATCATTGTAATTATGACAAAATTTCTGCTTTagttttattttactttcatttctcctcTCTATCAACTACTCTTCAACCAGATGGAGCCTAAAGTTACaaaatgaaatttgaaaatttatgaAACTTTGTTCACCCTCGAAGCATTTCACCTGCCAGTTTGTGCTGAAATTGGACCGATCAGATGGCTTTTAGGGTTCTCTATTACATGGACCCACCCTTGTATATCACTCTATCCCTTTTTTCCATGTGACAAGCAAGCGGGGCCTTGCTGGGATACAAACATCACTTATTGTGATGATATTTAATTTTTCCCTATTTATCATTGGACATGAATAGAactatacaaaaaataaagcttGTATTGTGTAGATGTTACAGGACATGGTTCTGGTACTAAAGATTTCAGCATGCCCTTTTTTATTTGTCAAGGAGAGAAACTAGGTTACTTTGTTTAGTATATCTTTCTTTCATCATATGGTCAGAAAAATTTCAAATTGTGGAAAACAGTTCAAAATATCAGTACTATTTGGTCTGCAAGTAAAATCCACTAACATGACACTCcccctaaaataaaagataaaaatgaaaaggGTTGGTTCTCTTGTAGCACATCTTGAGTACCACATAAGGTTTTCAAGTTGGATGATCTCTgttcatgatttttttgatttggcGCATGAGATAGTAAATAGTATTGTCACTTTCACTTAGAGAACAtcgtttttatttatttaggtgGGGTGCTGGATAAACCTGTGATATATTTCAATCtaattttggagtgtttgaAGATCCCGTCCTTTTTAAGTACCAACAACCCTGTCTACAAAGAAAAGGAAGTCCTACTATACTAATCACTGCTCCTATTTGTGTGATGTGGTATTTTCTCTCAAGGCTACTTCAATGTTGCTACTCTCCTTGTCCTTCACTTGGAAAGCTCTTGCACCATATTCTGGACCCCTTGCGGTCATTGGTACAGTCCTGTAAGTTAATGCTCTTCTTTCCCATTTCTCTAATGTTTCTTTGTAgtctaataataatatatataagtattttttttttgaccagACACATCTAATTTTGCTTTAAATCAATTGAGCAGCTATGTGTTGTCCTTTTCATTGGGGGCGGGACCTGTGCCAGCTCTTCTACTCCCAGAGATATTTGCTTCCAGAATCAGAGCCAAAGCAGTTGCCTTGTCCTTGGGCATGCATTGGGTAAGTCTAGGAGAACCAGATCTTACACAGTCCCTCTCCCTTTTATTGTTAAGCTTTTCAAAGGTGAGAACTACTTTTGCTCCTCACCATTCAAGGATCTTTTATTGCTTCAGTAGGCTGGTTAGCTTGACTGTGGGGTTACCTgttgttgttattttttttttttttttggggggggttgtTGTtagaaatccctatttttggttAGAAAATGTTCTTATTTTTAAAGCTCCTCTACGTCTCTTACCCTGAGAAATGAACTA
It includes:
- the LOC122077925 gene encoding plastidic glucose transporter 4 isoform X2 translates to MGAQLASARMSVDTIFRPSLKARSVKARVSGEDLEDIALTNPQGKSSGTVLPYVGVACLGAILFGYHLGVVNGALEYLAKDLGIAENSVLKGWVVSTTLAGATVGSFTGGSLADKFGRTRTFQLDAIPLAVGAFLCATAQSVQVMIVGRLLAGLGIGISSAIVPLYISEISPTEIRGALGSVNQLFICIGILAALVAGLPLAGDPLWWRTMFGIAVVPSVLLALGAAFSPESPRWLFQQGKFSQAETAIKTLYGRERVVEVMHDLRASAQGSTEQEAGWFDLFSSRYWKVVSVGVALFFFQQFAGINAVVYYSTSVFRTAGITSDVAASALAGAANVLGTAIASSLMDRQGRKSLLITSFSGMATSMLLLSLSFTWKALAPYSGPLAVIGTVLYVLSFSLGAGPVPALLLPEIFASRIRAKAVALSLGMHWVSNFVIGLYFLSMVTKYGISTVYLGFAAVCLLAVLYIAANVVETKGRSLEEIELALNPTA
- the LOC122077925 gene encoding plastidic glucose transporter 4 isoform X1, producing MQASSYSLKGSVGSELQNRRVFSSFGGLGNRSSSVNNFSLTDRASGCGSRFDSLVMGAQLASARMSVDTIFRPSLKARSVKARVSGEDLEDIALTNPQGKSSGTVLPYVGVACLGAILFGYHLGVVNGALEYLAKDLGIAENSVLKGWVVSTTLAGATVGSFTGGSLADKFGRTRTFQLDAIPLAVGAFLCATAQSVQVMIVGRLLAGLGIGISSAIVPLYISEISPTEIRGALGSVNQLFICIGILAALVAGLPLAGDPLWWRTMFGIAVVPSVLLALGAAFSPESPRWLFQQGKFSQAETAIKTLYGRERVVEVMHDLRASAQGSTEQEAGWFDLFSSRYWKVVSVGVALFFFQQFAGINAVVYYSTSVFRTAGITSDVAASALAGAANVLGTAIASSLMDRQGRKSLLITSFSGMATSMLLLSLSFTWKALAPYSGPLAVIGTVLYVLSFSLGAGPVPALLLPEIFASRIRAKAVALSLGMHWVSNFVIGLYFLSMVTKYGISTVYLGFAAVCLLAVLYIAANVVETKGRSLEEIELALNPTA